The Leptidea sinapis chromosome 35, ilLepSina1.1, whole genome shotgun sequence genome contains a region encoding:
- the LOC126975322 gene encoding BRISC complex subunit FAM175B-like isoform X2, producing the protein MSDLLSSDASEIIGWYKYRKNSSIKPTLRDKLISKGLQKYFEKYHGKKTFVTCNLSIKTSAEGSTHNLIYKFGKINCFDMYEYIDDVSSNLGEKQTGYKKPYRLSPHCIFNKIVSESNVRKNNSDNAIMMIQEAVDVRLVKEAKIAAKNEALVRELEAEIKTMNGIFADKQAADLELAYKRVLDEKTVNREIEMVDACIDALKTPTAVDILSLPNIIVSNADVQMDDESSMQMNEVNVRVKSPGPGQSSNSTKPHTMNYASAVKKMSESVSIDTTSSLDEDLISFDVDETSNPKSIIINDNATSFHESSPEY; encoded by the exons ATGTCAGATTTGTTGTCAAGTGATGCAAGTGAAATTATTGGTTGGTACAAATACCGCAAAAACAGTAGCATCAAACCAACATTACGTGACAAATTAATATCAAAAGGACTgcaaaagtattttgaaaaatatcatGGCAAAAAAACATTTGTGACATGTAATCTATCAATTAAAACTTCTGCTGAGGGCTCAACtcataatttaatatacaaatttggAAAAATCAATTGCTTTGATATGTATGAGTATATAGATGATGTATCTTCTAATTTGGGTGAAAAACAAACTGGTTACAAGAAGCCATACCGTTTATCACCCCATTGCATATTTAATAAGATAGTAAGTGAAAGTAATGTCCGTAAAAACAATTCAGATAATGCAATCATGATGATACAAGAGGCTGTTGACGTGAGGCTAGTGAAAGAGGCAAAGATAGCTGCTAAGAATGAGGCTTTAGTTAGAGAATTGGAAGCAGAAATAAAGACGATGAATGGAATTTTTGCAGACAAGCAAGCAGCCGATCTTGAATTAGCTTACAAAAGAGTTTTAGATGAAAAAACTGTAAATAGAGAAATTGAGATGGTGGATGCATGCATTGATGCTCTGAAAACTCCAACAGCCGTAGACATACTTAGTTTGCCTAACATTATTGTTAGTAATGCAGATGTTCAAATGGACGATGAATCCTCTATGCAAATGAATGAAGTTAATGTAAGAGTTAAATCTCCTGGCCCTGGTCAGTCCTCAAATTCCACTAAACCACACACAATGAATTATGCTTCTGCGGTGAAGAAAATGAGTGAATCTGTATCAATTGAT acTACAAGTAGTTTGGATGAAGACTTAATTAGCTTTGATGTTGATGAGACATCTAATCCTAAATCGATTATAATCAATGACAATGCAACAAGTTTTCATGAAAGTTCTCCAGAGTATTAA
- the LOC126975322 gene encoding BRISC complex subunit FAM175B-like isoform X1 — protein sequence MAYTEKVLLNGSALSLLLYECLNSSYSQEGFLVGDVTSEITNHISDSHNDTARLDTQIAITTVLPLPTVSLFYLPSGCIREDVMSDLLSSDASEIIGWYKYRKNSSIKPTLRDKLISKGLQKYFEKYHGKKTFVTCNLSIKTSAEGSTHNLIYKFGKINCFDMYEYIDDVSSNLGEKQTGYKKPYRLSPHCIFNKIVSESNVRKNNSDNAIMMIQEAVDVRLVKEAKIAAKNEALVRELEAEIKTMNGIFADKQAADLELAYKRVLDEKTVNREIEMVDACIDALKTPTAVDILSLPNIIVSNADVQMDDESSMQMNEVNVRVKSPGPGQSSNSTKPHTMNYASAVKKMSESVSIDTTSSLDEDLISFDVDETSNPKSIIINDNATSFHESSPEY from the exons ATGGCTTATACAGAAAAAGTGTTACTCAATGGCTCTGCCCTTTCCCTATTGCTTTACGAATGTTTAAACTCTTCTTATAGCCAG gaAGGGTTCTTGGTTGGAGATGTCACATCAGAAATTACAAATCACATCTCAGATTCCCACAACGACACTGCTCGATTAGATACTCAAATTGCCATAACAACTGTTCTGCCGTTGCCTACAGTATCACTTTTTTATCTCCCATCTGGTTGTATAAGGGAAGATGTAATGTCAGATTTGTTGTCAAGTGATGCAAGTGAAATTATTGGTTGGTACAAATACCGCAAAAACAGTAGCATCAAACCAACATTACGTGACAAATTAATATCAAAAGGACTgcaaaagtattttgaaaaatatcatGGCAAAAAAACATTTGTGACATGTAATCTATCAATTAAAACTTCTGCTGAGGGCTCAACtcataatttaatatacaaatttggAAAAATCAATTGCTTTGATATGTATGAGTATATAGATGATGTATCTTCTAATTTGGGTGAAAAACAAACTGGTTACAAGAAGCCATACCGTTTATCACCCCATTGCATATTTAATAAGATAGTAAGTGAAAGTAATGTCCGTAAAAACAATTCAGATAATGCAATCATGATGATACAAGAGGCTGTTGACGTGAGGCTAGTGAAAGAGGCAAAGATAGCTGCTAAGAATGAGGCTTTAGTTAGAGAATTGGAAGCAGAAATAAAGACGATGAATGGAATTTTTGCAGACAAGCAAGCAGCCGATCTTGAATTAGCTTACAAAAGAGTTTTAGATGAAAAAACTGTAAATAGAGAAATTGAGATGGTGGATGCATGCATTGATGCTCTGAAAACTCCAACAGCCGTAGACATACTTAGTTTGCCTAACATTATTGTTAGTAATGCAGATGTTCAAATGGACGATGAATCCTCTATGCAAATGAATGAAGTTAATGTAAGAGTTAAATCTCCTGGCCCTGGTCAGTCCTCAAATTCCACTAAACCACACACAATGAATTATGCTTCTGCGGTGAAGAAAATGAGTGAATCTGTATCAATTGAT acTACAAGTAGTTTGGATGAAGACTTAATTAGCTTTGATGTTGATGAGACATCTAATCCTAAATCGATTATAATCAATGACAATGCAACAAGTTTTCATGAAAGTTCTCCAGAGTATTAA